In Microbacterium pumilum, the following proteins share a genomic window:
- a CDS encoding adenylate kinase — MTLRPTQDGAASRLLIVGPQGSGKGTQGIRIAEAFGIPAISTGDVFRGAVAAGTELGLQVQAIIAAGDLVSDELTSAVVRDRLAQPDAAHGFLLDGYPRNLAQVRSLDEFLDGRGQELDAVIELDVPRDESIARLSLRATEQGRTDDTEEVIANRLAIYERETSPILDVYRDRGIVDVIDGLGSLDEITDRVIAALEARGMSRPAAA, encoded by the coding sequence ATGACCCTTCGACCGACTCAGGATGGCGCGGCATCCCGGCTGCTCATCGTCGGACCCCAGGGTTCCGGCAAAGGCACCCAGGGCATCCGCATCGCCGAGGCGTTCGGAATCCCCGCGATCTCCACCGGAGACGTCTTCCGCGGAGCCGTCGCGGCAGGTACGGAGCTCGGACTTCAGGTGCAGGCGATCATCGCGGCGGGCGACCTGGTCTCGGATGAGCTGACGAGCGCGGTCGTCCGCGACCGGCTGGCCCAGCCCGACGCGGCCCACGGCTTCCTGCTCGACGGATACCCGCGCAACCTTGCTCAGGTGCGTTCGCTCGACGAGTTCCTCGATGGTCGCGGCCAGGAGTTGGATGCCGTCATCGAGCTCGACGTGCCGCGCGACGAGAGCATCGCGCGACTCTCGCTGCGCGCGACGGAGCAGGGCCGCACGGATGACACCGAAGAGGTCATCGCGAACCGTCTCGCGATCTACGAGCGCGAGACCTCGCCGATCCTCGACGTGTACCGCGATCGCGGCATCGTCGACGTGATCGACGGTCTGGGCTCGCTCGATGAGATCACCGACCGGGTCATCGCGGCGCTCGAGGCCCGGGGCATGAGTCGCCCGGCCGCGGCCTGA
- the rpmC gene encoding 50S ribosomal protein L29, producing the protein MAIGTKTLAPSELDTFEDQRLVEELRKAKEELFNLRFQSATGQLESHGRIRAVKRDIARLYTVIRERELGIRATPAPLEVAAKAKKTKAKKADAADVAVKEEAE; encoded by the coding sequence ATGGCGATCGGCACCAAGACGCTCGCACCGAGCGAGCTCGACACTTTCGAGGACCAGCGCCTCGTCGAGGAGCTGCGCAAGGCCAAGGAAGAGCTGTTCAACCTGCGCTTCCAGTCGGCCACCGGCCAGCTCGAGAGCCACGGCCGCATCCGTGCGGTCAAGCGCGACATCGCGCGGCTCTACACCGTGATCCGTGAGCGCGAGCTCGGCATCCGTGCCACGCCCGCGCCCCTGGAGGTCGCCGCCAAGGCGAAGAAGACGAAGGCCAAGAAGGCGGATGCCGCCGACGTGGCCGTAAAGGAAGAGGCCGAGTAA
- the rpsK gene encoding 30S ribosomal protein S11 — protein MAQAKTAARKPRRKEKKNIALGHAHIKSTFNNTIVSITDPSGAVISWASSGGVGFKGSRKSTPYAAGMAAESAARQAQEHGVKKVDVFVKGPGSGRETAIRSLQAAGLEVGSISDVTPQAHNGCRPPKRRRV, from the coding sequence ATGGCACAGGCCAAGACCGCCGCGCGCAAGCCGCGCCGCAAGGAGAAGAAGAACATCGCGCTGGGCCACGCCCACATCAAGTCGACGTTCAACAACACGATCGTGTCGATCACCGACCCGTCCGGCGCTGTCATCAGCTGGGCATCGTCGGGTGGCGTGGGCTTCAAGGGCTCGCGCAAGTCGACGCCGTATGCCGCCGGCATGGCCGCGGAGTCCGCTGCCCGCCAGGCGCAGGAGCACGGCGTCAAGAAGGTCGACGTCTTCGTGAAGGGCCCGGGCTCCGGTCGCGAGACCGCGATCCGCTCGCTGCAGGCTGCCGGCCTCGAGGTCGGCTCGATCAGCGACGTGACGCCCCAGGCTCACAACGGCTGCCGTCCGCCGAAGCGCCGCCGCGTCTGA
- the rplE gene encoding 50S ribosomal protein L5, with protein sequence MSSTTAVEAGKIQPRLKQKYNGEIKKALQEEFGYPNVMQIPGLVKVVVNTGVGEAARDSKVIDGAVDDLTKITGQKPVVTKARKSIAQFKLREGQAIGAHVTLRGDRAWEFLDRLVNLALPRIRDFRGLSGTQFDGNGNYTFGLQEQSVFHEINQDKIDRVRGFDITVVTSAKTDAEGRELLRLLGFPFRSDDAQA encoded by the coding sequence ATGAGCAGCACAACTGCCGTGGAGGCTGGCAAGATCCAGCCCCGCCTGAAGCAGAAGTACAACGGCGAGATCAAGAAGGCGCTGCAGGAGGAATTCGGCTACCCGAACGTCATGCAGATCCCCGGGCTCGTCAAGGTGGTCGTCAACACCGGCGTCGGCGAGGCAGCTCGCGACAGCAAGGTGATCGATGGCGCGGTCGACGACCTCACCAAGATCACCGGCCAGAAGCCGGTCGTCACGAAGGCCCGCAAGTCCATCGCGCAGTTCAAGCTGCGTGAGGGCCAGGCAATCGGCGCGCACGTCACCCTCCGTGGCGACCGTGCATGGGAGTTCCTGGACCGTCTCGTCAACCTCGCGCTGCCCCGCATCCGCGACTTCCGTGGCCTCTCGGGCACGCAGTTCGACGGGAACGGCAACTACACGTTCGGTCTCCAGGAGCAGTCCGTGTTCCACGAGATCAACCAGGACAAGATCGACCGCGTCCGCGGGTTCGACATCACCGTGGTGACGTCGGCCAAGACGGATGCCGAGGGCCGCGAGCTTCTGCGCCTCCTCGGCTTCCCGTTCCGCTCGGACGACGCCCAGGCTTGA
- the rpmD gene encoding 50S ribosomal protein L30, with protein MASRLKVTQIKSKVSEKQNQRHTLRSLGLKRIGDSVVRPDDAQTRGYVKTVAHLVKVEEID; from the coding sequence ATGGCCTCGCGTCTCAAGGTGACACAGATCAAGTCCAAGGTGAGTGAGAAGCAGAACCAGCGTCACACGCTGCGAAGCCTCGGTCTCAAGCGGATCGGCGACTCGGTCGTCCGTCCGGACGACGCGCAGACGCGCGGTTACGTCAAGACCGTCGCACACCTCGTGAAGGTTGAGGAGATCGACTAA
- the rplR gene encoding 50S ribosomal protein L18, with amino-acid sequence MAVKSKTDARARRHSRLRKKVIGTELRPRLVVTRSARHVFVQVVDDSKGRTVASASTLEADLRSFEGDKTAKARKVGELVAERAKAAGVEDVVFDRGGNRYAGRVAAIADGAREGGLNL; translated from the coding sequence ATGGCTGTGAAGTCGAAGACAGACGCGCGCGCGCGTCGTCACTCCCGCCTTCGCAAGAAGGTCATCGGCACCGAGCTGCGTCCGCGCCTTGTCGTCACGCGTTCGGCCCGCCACGTCTTCGTGCAGGTCGTCGACGACAGCAAGGGCCGCACCGTGGCCTCGGCGTCGACGCTCGAAGCGGACCTGCGTTCGTTCGAGGGTGACAAGACCGCCAAGGCGCGCAAGGTCGGCGAGCTCGTCGCCGAGCGCGCGAAGGCTGCCGGCGTCGAAGACGTCGTGTTCGACCGCGGCGGCAACCGCTACGCGGGACGCGTTGCGGCGATCGCCGACGGCGCCCGCGAAGGGGGTCTGAACCTGTGA
- the rplX gene encoding 50S ribosomal protein L24 — protein MAKIKKGDLVQVIAGAKPERGGDRGKQGKVLEVLVEQNRVIVEGVNYVTKHTRVGQTQRGTKTGGIETFEAPIHISNVAVVDPSSKKPTRVGHRVEEQTKDGVKRTVRVRYAKKSGKDL, from the coding sequence ATGGCGAAGATCAAGAAGGGTGACCTGGTTCAGGTCATCGCGGGCGCGAAGCCCGAGCGTGGCGGCGACCGCGGCAAGCAGGGCAAGGTCCTCGAGGTCCTCGTCGAGCAGAACCGCGTGATCGTCGAGGGCGTCAACTACGTCACCAAGCACACCCGCGTGGGCCAGACCCAGCGCGGCACCAAGACCGGTGGCATCGAGACCTTCGAAGCCCCGATCCACATCTCCAACGTCGCCGTCGTCGACCCCTCGAGCAAGAAGCCGACCCGTGTCGGCCACCGCGTCGAGGAGCAGACGAAGGATGGCGTGAAGCGCACCGTCCGCGTGCGCTACGCGAAGAAGTCAGGCAAGGACCTCTGA
- the rpsH gene encoding 30S ribosomal protein S8, with the protein MTMTDPVADMLTRLRNANSAHHDSVSLPSSKLKTHIAEILKREGYIGDWNVEDARVGQTLTLELKYGPNRERSIAGIKRVSKPGLRVYAKSTEIPTVLGGLGVAILSTSSGLLTDRQAEQKGVGGEVLAYVW; encoded by the coding sequence ATGACAATGACAGACCCGGTCGCAGATATGCTGACCCGTCTGCGCAACGCGAACTCGGCGCACCACGACTCCGTGTCGCTGCCGAGCTCGAAGCTCAAGACCCACATCGCCGAGATCCTCAAGCGCGAGGGCTACATCGGGGACTGGAACGTCGAGGACGCCCGCGTCGGCCAGACCCTCACGCTCGAGCTCAAGTACGGCCCGAACCGCGAGCGGTCGATCGCCGGGATCAAGCGCGTCTCGAAGCCCGGCCTCCGTGTCTACGCGAAGTCGACCGAGATCCCCACCGTCCTCGGTGGCCTCGGCGTCGCCATCCTCTCCACCTCCTCTGGTCTTCTCACCGACCGCCAGGCCGAGCAGAAGGGCGTAGGTGGGGAAGTCCTCGCCTACGTGTGGTGA
- the rplO gene encoding 50S ribosomal protein L15 — protein MADKAEKNTAEAEVKAPKKAAADTASAKKADKADGAKKASASKKSDVPVARPGVLKVHHLRPVPGSNTPKTRVGRGEGSKGKTAGRGTKGQKARYQVKVGFEGGQMPLHMRTPKLRGFKNPFRVEYQVVNLEKLAELYPKGGDVTIGDLVAKGAVRKNEKVKVLGTGDISVKLNVAVDKVSGSAEQKIVAAGGTVK, from the coding sequence ATGGCTGACAAGGCCGAGAAGAACACCGCCGAGGCCGAGGTCAAGGCTCCGAAGAAGGCTGCCGCCGACACGGCGTCTGCGAAGAAGGCCGACAAGGCGGATGGCGCGAAGAAGGCTTCGGCTTCGAAGAAGTCCGACGTCCCCGTGGCGCGCCCCGGCGTGCTGAAGGTGCACCACCTGCGTCCCGTCCCCGGGTCGAACACTCCCAAGACCCGCGTGGGTCGTGGAGAGGGCTCGAAGGGCAAGACGGCCGGTCGTGGCACCAAGGGCCAGAAGGCCCGCTATCAGGTCAAGGTCGGCTTCGAGGGTGGGCAGATGCCGTTGCACATGCGCACCCCGAAGCTCCGCGGATTCAAGAACCCGTTCCGGGTCGAGTACCAGGTCGTGAACCTGGAGAAGCTCGCCGAGCTCTACCCCAAGGGTGGCGACGTCACCATCGGCGACCTCGTCGCCAAGGGTGCAGTGCGCAAGAACGAGAAGGTCAAGGTGCTCGGCACCGGCGACATCTCGGTGAAGCTCAACGTGGCGGTCGACAAGGTCTCGGGTTCCGCCGAGCAGAAGATCGTCGCCGCGGGCGGCACCGTCAAGTAG
- a CDS encoding DsbA family protein produces MMAGGARRVNWFAIWVSVAVVAVLVGVGVLVVTLNNQATDPGPGEPPTASNIDTDTGAILVGSGESTMDTYIDFMCPICNQFEQAYGEAIQGLVDDGTITLGIHPIAILDHQSQGTEYSTRAASAMYCVAVADADAVVPFMQAMYANQPQEGSTGLTDEQILGIAAAAGVSDIDDCVNSGRYSKFVTAMTKETPVQPGAAGVGTPTIAINGEVIANSTLPEPADLASLFAS; encoded by the coding sequence ATGATGGCTGGTGGGGCGCGCAGGGTCAACTGGTTCGCGATCTGGGTGAGTGTCGCAGTGGTGGCGGTGCTCGTCGGCGTCGGCGTGCTCGTCGTGACTCTCAACAACCAAGCGACCGACCCGGGCCCGGGCGAGCCGCCCACGGCGTCGAACATCGACACCGACACGGGCGCGATCCTCGTCGGCAGCGGCGAGTCCACCATGGACACGTACATCGACTTCATGTGCCCCATCTGCAACCAGTTCGAGCAGGCCTACGGCGAGGCCATCCAGGGTCTCGTCGACGACGGGACGATCACCCTCGGCATCCACCCGATCGCCATCCTCGATCACCAGTCGCAGGGAACCGAGTACTCCACGCGTGCGGCGAGCGCCATGTACTGCGTGGCGGTGGCGGATGCGGATGCCGTCGTCCCGTTCATGCAGGCGATGTATGCGAACCAGCCGCAGGAGGGTTCGACCGGCCTCACCGACGAGCAGATCCTGGGCATCGCGGCTGCCGCCGGAGTCAGCGACATCGACGATTGCGTGAACAGCGGCCGCTACTCGAAGTTCGTGACGGCGATGACCAAGGAGACGCCCGTTCAGCCCGGCGCGGCCGGCGTCGGAACGCCGACCATCGCGATCAACGGCGAGGTCATCGCGAACTCGACACTTCCGGAGCCCGCCGACCTCGCGTCGCTGTTCGCGTCGTAG
- the rplF gene encoding 50S ribosomal protein L6 encodes MSRIGRLPIDIPAGVTVAVDGQDVAVKGPKGELALTVSRPIEVKVEEGQVVVTRPDDERASRSLHGLTRTLINNNIIGVTTGYTKGLEVVGTGYRVVQKGSSIEFALGFSHPVLVEPPAGITLTVEGNNKVTVSGIDKQAVGEAAANIRKIRKPEPYKGKGVRYAGEVVRRKAGKAGK; translated from the coding sequence ATGTCGCGTATCGGACGTCTCCCCATCGACATCCCCGCCGGCGTCACCGTCGCGGTGGACGGCCAGGATGTCGCCGTCAAGGGCCCGAAGGGCGAGCTTGCGCTCACCGTCTCGCGTCCCATCGAGGTCAAGGTCGAAGAGGGCCAGGTCGTCGTGACCCGCCCCGACGACGAGCGCGCATCGCGCTCGCTGCACGGCCTGACGCGGACGCTCATCAACAACAACATCATCGGCGTCACCACGGGCTACACCAAGGGCCTCGAGGTTGTCGGCACCGGCTACCGCGTCGTGCAGAAGGGCAGCTCGATCGAGTTCGCGCTCGGCTTCTCGCACCCCGTCCTGGTCGAGCCCCCCGCGGGGATCACCCTGACGGTCGAGGGCAACAACAAGGTGACCGTGAGCGGCATCGACAAGCAGGCCGTCGGCGAGGCGGCTGCAAACATCCGCAAGATCCGCAAGCCCGAGCCTTACAAGGGCAAGGGTGTGCGCTACGCCGGCGAGGTCGTTCGGCGCAAGGCCGGAAAGGCTGGTAAGTAA
- the infA gene encoding translation initiation factor IF-1 — MAKKDGVIEIEGVISEALPNAMFRVELSNGHKVLATISGKMRQNYIRIIPEDRVVVELSPYDLTRGRIVYRYR, encoded by the coding sequence ATGGCGAAGAAAGACGGTGTCATCGAGATCGAGGGCGTGATCTCCGAGGCGCTGCCCAACGCGATGTTCCGCGTTGAGCTGAGCAACGGACACAAGGTCCTCGCCACGATCTCGGGCAAGATGCGGCAGAACTACATCCGCATCATTCCGGAGGACCGCGTGGTCGTAGAGCTCAGCCCCTACGACCTGACCCGCGGCCGAATCGTCTACCGCTACCGCTAG
- the rpsQ gene encoding 30S ribosomal protein S17, with the protein MAETTEKGAEKKAAPKKAAAKVEAPVAEAVEAKGHESSAHDVRDADARGYRKARRGYVVSDKMDKTIVVEVEDRVKHPLYGKVIRRTSKVKAHDEANSAGIGDLVLINETRPLSATKRWRLVEILEKAK; encoded by the coding sequence ATGGCTGAGACCACTGAAAAGGGCGCCGAGAAGAAGGCCGCCCCGAAGAAGGCCGCTGCCAAGGTCGAGGCCCCCGTGGCCGAGGCCGTGGAGGCCAAGGGACACGAGTCCTCCGCGCACGACGTGCGCGACGCCGATGCCCGCGGTTACCGCAAGGCACGTCGCGGCTACGTCGTGAGCGACAAGATGGACAAGACCATCGTCGTCGAGGTCGAGGACCGCGTGAAGCACCCCCTCTACGGCAAGGTCATCCGTCGCACCTCGAAGGTCAAGGCGCACGATGAGGCGAACAGCGCCGGCATCGGCGACCTCGTCCTCATCAACGAGACCCGCCCGCTGAGCGCGACCAAGCGCTGGCGCCTGGTGGAGATTCTGGAGAAGGCCAAGTGA
- the map gene encoding type I methionyl aminopeptidase: MALRRSIYKSPAQLRAMVEPGLITAAALDAARSLIAPGVTTAELDAAASDLIIARGAKSNFKMVRDYRHTICASVNQEVVHGIPGDRVLEPGDILSVDAGAEYKGWNGDSAFSVVLPDPSRPAVVAERERLSDVTEGSLWAGIAAMATASHIGEIGTAVQGYIEANAPDGGYGILREYVGHGIGRTMHESPSVFNYRVADPGPEVRPGLVLAIEPMVVIGDQATFVEDDGWTVSTLDGSAGSHWEHSVAVHDGGIWVLTAPDGGAAGLAPFGVTPREIA; encoded by the coding sequence GTGGCGCTGCGCCGTTCGATCTACAAGTCCCCCGCCCAGCTGCGGGCGATGGTGGAACCGGGGCTCATCACGGCCGCCGCGCTCGACGCCGCCCGCTCGCTGATCGCGCCAGGCGTCACCACCGCCGAACTGGATGCCGCGGCATCCGACCTCATCATCGCGCGCGGTGCGAAGTCCAACTTCAAGATGGTGCGCGACTATCGGCACACCATCTGCGCGTCGGTGAACCAGGAGGTCGTCCACGGGATACCCGGCGACCGGGTGCTCGAGCCGGGCGACATCCTGTCCGTCGACGCGGGGGCCGAGTACAAGGGCTGGAACGGCGACTCCGCGTTCTCGGTCGTGCTGCCGGATCCTTCTCGTCCTGCTGTGGTCGCCGAGCGCGAGCGACTGTCGGACGTGACCGAGGGGTCGCTGTGGGCGGGCATCGCGGCGATGGCCACGGCATCGCACATCGGCGAGATCGGCACGGCGGTGCAGGGCTACATCGAGGCGAATGCTCCGGATGGCGGCTACGGCATCCTGCGCGAGTACGTCGGGCACGGCATCGGACGCACCATGCACGAATCGCCGTCGGTCTTCAACTACCGCGTCGCCGACCCGGGTCCTGAGGTGCGGCCCGGGCTGGTCCTGGCGATCGAGCCGATGGTCGTCATCGGCGACCAGGCGACCTTCGTCGAGGACGACGGCTGGACCGTGTCGACGCTCGACGGCTCAGCCGGCTCACATTGGGAACATAGCGTCGCCGTGCACGATGGGGGCATCTGGGTTCTGACGGCGCCCGACGGCGGAGCCGCCGGGCTCGCGCCGTTCGGCGTCACACCGCGAGAGATCGCGTAA
- the rpmJ gene encoding 50S ribosomal protein L36 → MKVNPSVKPICDHCKVIRRHGVVMVICKSNPRHKQRQG, encoded by the coding sequence ATGAAGGTCAATCCCAGCGTCAAGCCCATCTGCGACCACTGCAAGGTCATCCGCCGCCACGGCGTCGTGATGGTCATCTGCAAGTCGAACCCGCGCCACAAGCAGCGCCAGGGCTGA
- the rplN gene encoding 50S ribosomal protein L14 has product MIQQESRLKVADNTGAKELLTIRVLGGSHRRYAGLGDTIVATVKDAIPGGNVKKGDVVKAVIVRTKKETRRPDGSYIKFDENAAVILKNDGEPRGTRIFGPVGRELRDKKFMKIVSLAPEVI; this is encoded by the coding sequence GTGATTCAGCAGGAATCCCGCCTCAAGGTCGCCGACAACACCGGCGCCAAGGAACTGCTCACGATCCGCGTGCTCGGTGGCTCGCACCGCCGGTACGCCGGTCTGGGCGACACCATCGTGGCAACGGTCAAGGATGCGATCCCGGGCGGCAACGTCAAGAAGGGCGATGTGGTCAAGGCCGTCATCGTCCGCACCAAGAAGGAGACGCGCCGTCCCGACGGCTCGTACATCAAGTTCGACGAGAACGCCGCCGTCATCCTGAAGAACGACGGGGAGCCCCGCGGCACCCGCATCTTCGGACCGGTCGGCCGTGAGCTTCGCGACAAGAAGTTCATGAAGATCGTCTCGCTGGCGCCGGAGGTCATTTAG
- the rpsM gene encoding 30S ribosomal protein S13: MARLAGVDIPRDKRVVIALTYIYGVGPTRSKEILAATEISPEVRVKDLSDDQLIALRDTIEGNYKVEGDLRREVAADIRRKVEIGSYEGIRHRRGLPVRGQRTKTNARTRKGPKRTVAGKKKAR; the protein is encoded by the coding sequence ATGGCACGTCTTGCCGGCGTTGACATCCCGCGCGACAAGCGCGTAGTGATCGCCCTTACCTACATCTACGGTGTTGGCCCGACCCGCTCGAAAGAGATCCTGGCCGCGACCGAGATCAGCCCCGAGGTCCGCGTGAAGGACCTGTCCGACGATCAGCTGATCGCGCTCCGCGACACGATCGAGGGCAACTACAAGGTGGAGGGTGACCTTCGCCGTGAGGTCGCCGCCGACATCCGCCGCAAGGTCGAGATCGGCTCCTACGAGGGCATCCGTCACCGTCGCGGCCTGCCCGTGCGCGGACAGCGCACCAAGACGAACGCCCGCACCCGCAAGGGACCCAAGCGCACCGTCGCCGGCAAGAAGAAGGCGCGCTAG
- the rpsE gene encoding 30S ribosomal protein S5 — MSDAVNNNNGETEVTTEQAPAEQAAPVEATTEREREPRRGGRERNANQRDRGSRDADKSQFLERVVTINRVSKVVKGGRRFSFTALVVVGDGNGVVGVGYGKAREVPLAISKGVEEAKRNFFRVPRSGSTIPHPVQGEAAAGVVLLRPAAAGTGVIAGGPVRAVLECAGIHDVLSKSLGSSNTINIVHATVAALKQLEEPRAVAARRGLEFDQVAPARLVRAEAEAAAAAKVGA, encoded by the coding sequence GTGAGCGATGCAGTGAACAACAACAACGGGGAGACCGAAGTGACCACCGAGCAGGCGCCTGCCGAGCAGGCCGCTCCCGTCGAGGCGACCACCGAGCGCGAGCGCGAGCCGCGTCGCGGTGGCCGCGAGCGCAACGCGAACCAGCGTGACCGCGGTTCGCGCGACGCCGACAAGAGCCAGTTCCTCGAGCGCGTCGTGACGATCAACCGCGTCTCGAAGGTCGTCAAGGGCGGTCGTCGCTTCAGCTTCACGGCGCTCGTCGTCGTGGGCGATGGCAACGGCGTCGTGGGCGTCGGCTACGGCAAGGCCCGCGAAGTGCCCCTCGCCATCTCGAAGGGCGTCGAAGAGGCCAAGCGCAACTTCTTCCGCGTGCCGCGCTCCGGCTCGACCATCCCGCACCCTGTTCAGGGTGAGGCAGCCGCCGGTGTGGTGCTCCTGCGCCCCGCCGCCGCCGGTACCGGTGTCATCGCGGGTGGACCCGTCCGCGCCGTGCTCGAGTGCGCCGGCATCCACGATGTCCTCTCGAAGTCGCTCGGCTCGTCGAACACGATCAACATCGTGCACGCGACCGTCGCCGCCCTGAAGCAGCTCGAGGAGCCCCGTGCGGTCGCCGCACGTCGCGGACTCGAGTTCGACCAGGTCGCGCCGGCTCGTCTCGTGCGTGCGGAGGCCGAGGCCGCCGCTGCTGCGAAGGTAGGTGCCTGA
- the secY gene encoding preprotein translocase subunit SecY, with product MFSAIARVFRTPDLRRKIAFTLAIIALYRLGAHIPAPFVDFPNVQDCLRQSSGTEGLLSLVNLFSGGALLQLSIFALGVMPYITATIIVQLLRVVIPHFETLYKEGQSGQARLTQYTRYLTIALALLQSTTLVTVARSGQLFGTSSVPECQQLLTNDVWWAQLLMIITLTAGTGLIMWFAELITERGIGNGMSILIFTSIAASFPTAMGAIWATKGFEVFLLVLAVGIVVVALVVYVEQSQRRIPVQYAKRMVGRRTYGGTNTYIPIKVNMAGVVPVIFASSLLYIPALLAQFNQPQAGETPAGWVVWITNYLTKGDHPLYMLLYFLLIVGFTYFYVAITFNPVEVADNMKKYGGFIPGIRAGRPTAEYLDYVLTRITLAGAIYLGLIALLPLIALATVGANQNFPFGGASILIIVGVGLETVKQIDAQLQQRHYEGLLR from the coding sequence TTGTTCAGCGCCATCGCGCGGGTCTTCCGTACCCCCGACCTTCGTCGGAAGATCGCATTCACTCTGGCGATCATCGCCTTGTACCGGCTCGGTGCCCACATCCCGGCCCCGTTCGTCGACTTCCCCAACGTGCAGGACTGCCTCCGGCAGTCCTCCGGCACCGAGGGTCTGCTGTCGTTGGTCAACCTGTTCTCCGGCGGCGCCCTGCTGCAGCTGTCGATCTTCGCGCTCGGCGTCATGCCGTACATCACCGCGACGATCATCGTGCAGCTGCTGCGCGTCGTCATCCCGCACTTCGAGACCCTCTACAAAGAGGGCCAGTCGGGGCAGGCGCGTCTCACGCAGTACACCCGCTACCTCACGATCGCGCTTGCACTGCTGCAGTCGACGACCCTCGTGACGGTGGCCCGCAGCGGCCAGCTGTTCGGCACCAGCAGTGTGCCCGAGTGTCAGCAGCTGCTGACCAACGACGTGTGGTGGGCGCAGCTGCTCATGATCATCACGTTGACCGCCGGCACCGGCCTCATCATGTGGTTCGCCGAGCTCATCACCGAGCGCGGCATCGGCAACGGCATGTCGATCCTGATCTTCACGTCCATCGCCGCGTCCTTCCCGACCGCGATGGGTGCGATCTGGGCGACCAAGGGCTTCGAGGTCTTCCTCCTGGTCCTCGCCGTCGGCATCGTCGTCGTGGCTCTCGTCGTGTACGTCGAGCAATCGCAGCGACGCATCCCGGTGCAGTACGCCAAGCGCATGGTCGGCCGACGCACCTACGGCGGCACGAACACCTACATCCCGATCAAGGTCAACATGGCAGGTGTCGTGCCGGTCATCTTCGCCTCGTCGCTGCTGTACATCCCGGCGCTGCTCGCGCAGTTCAACCAGCCGCAGGCGGGGGAGACCCCGGCTGGCTGGGTCGTCTGGATCACGAACTACCTGACCAAGGGCGATCACCCGCTCTACATGCTGCTGTACTTCCTGCTCATCGTCGGCTTCACCTACTTCTACGTCGCGATCACGTTCAATCCTGTCGAGGTCGCCGACAACATGAAGAAGTACGGCGGGTTCATCCCCGGCATCCGTGCCGGTCGTCCGACCGCCGAATACCTCGACTACGTGCTGACGCGCATCACCCTGGCCGGTGCGATCTACCTGGGCCTCATCGCCCTCCTTCCGCTCATCGCCCTTGCGACGGTCGGTGCCAACCAGAACTTCCCGTTCGGTGGCGCATCGATCCTGATCATCGTCGGTGTCGGTCTCGAGACCGTGAAGCAGATCGACGCCCAGCTGCAGCAGCGCCACTACGAAGGACTACTGCGATGA